The genome window ATAAACTGGGCCCAGCACGGCGTGCGTCTTGTGTTGGACTCCACAGGGGTATTCACCGATCCGACTACACCTGCTGAACACCCTAAGGGCGCCTTGAGGGGGCATCTTGAGGCAGGGGCCTCAAAGGTCGTGCTCTCCGCCCCGTTCAAGATAAAAGACAAGGCGTTGCCTATGCCAGAGGACGCCGTAACTACGGTCATGGGTATCAACGAGGACGATTATATACCCAGCAAACACGTGCTCATATCAGCCGCATCGTGTACAACTACATGCCTTTCCTATATGGTGAAGCCCCTTCTGGATCATTTCGGCGCAAGCCGCATATTGTCTGCATCAATGGTAACCGTTCACGCCGCAACAGGCAGCCAGGTGGTGCTTGACAGGCTCCCTACCGCCGGTTCGAAGGATTTGAGAAAGCATAGGAGCATCATGAACAACATCATACTCACCACCACTGGTGCGGCAAAGGCCTTGGCCCTTGTGTTGCCTGAGATGAAGAAGATAGGTTTCATCGCCGAGTCTGTGCGTATACCAACGCCTACCGGCTCTATTGTGATACTGGTCTTGAGCATTCAGGACGAGAGCGTGGAAAACCCCATAAAGCGCGACGTCATAAACAATATCTATAAAGAGGCGGCCGATGGGCCGATGAAGGGAAGACTCATATACACAGAGGAACAGGATGTCTCGTCGGACATAGTAGGCGCCCCGCGTGCCGCAGCCATAATCGAGGGCGCTGAGACGCACACCCGTACCGCTGTGATCGAGGTGGACCCGAGGCTTGCATGTAAGGGAATAGGTGGTGCCGGGATCACTTGCACATCGATCCAGATCCCTGTAACCCAGGCGGTCATTTATGCCTGGTATGACAATGAACTCGGCAGTTATACCTATATGCTCGGGGAGAGGTTGGCGTCTGTGGCTGATTCGATACTGTAATGGGCGGGTCTTGGGAAAGGGTTATGGGTCCTTAAAAGGGGATGTGGTCATGATAAGATATATA of Dissulfurimicrobium hydrothermale contains these proteins:
- a CDS encoding type I glyceraldehyde-3-phosphate dehydrogenase gives rise to the protein MKLGINGLGRIGKLSLWNQVAERAFSEIVVNIGRQVGQGLQDIAASIERDSTYGRLGNYIYGFKGGRLIENLNEEKGTMTIDGMPVTILRENRNPKDINWAQHGVRLVLDSTGVFTDPTTPAEHPKGALRGHLEAGASKVVLSAPFKIKDKALPMPEDAVTTVMGINEDDYIPSKHVLISAASCTTTCLSYMVKPLLDHFGASRILSASMVTVHAATGSQVVLDRLPTAGSKDLRKHRSIMNNIILTTTGAAKALALVLPEMKKIGFIAESVRIPTPTGSIVILVLSIQDESVENPIKRDVINNIYKEAADGPMKGRLIYTEEQDVSSDIVGAPRAAAIIEGAETHTRTAVIEVDPRLACKGIGGAGITCTSIQIPVTQAVIYAWYDNELGSYTYMLGERLASVADSIL